Part of the Deltaproteobacteria bacterium genome, ACCACATCCGTCTATCATGGCGCATTCCTCGATTTCTCTTGGAATCGACTTGAAATAAGCGATGAGCATCCAGGTGGAGAAAGGGATCAAGAAGGTCGGATAGGTTACAACCAACGACCAGATGGAGTTTGAAAGCCTGAGGGCCTGAACCACACTTGCAAGGGGAATAAAGAGAAGGGTGGTCGGGACCAGGTAAGTGACGAAGGTCGCCATGCCGAAACTCTTTGCCCCCGGAAATTCCAGGCGGGCCAGGGCGTACCCCGCCATGATCCCCAGAGTCATGGAGATCACAGCCGTAAGGAAGGAGACGAAGAAACTGTTGAAGAGCCAGTGGAGAATCGCGGTTTCCCTGATGAGGTTCCTGAAATGTTCGAGGGTTGGTTTCTTCAGCAAGAGCTGGTTGGCCCGGAGGTTGTACAGTTCCGAATCGCTTTTGAAGCTGCTCACCGCCATCCAGTAAAAGGGGAAGAGGGCAAAAAAGAGGAACGCTCCCAGGGGAAGATAGAGCCCAAAAATTCTCTTGACGATTTGCAAACGTCTCCGCTTCATCGACGCCTCTCAGACCTGACGGAGGTATCGCAACATAAAGAAAACCACCACAAGGAGGATCGGGAATAGAAAAAGGG contains:
- a CDS encoding carbohydrate ABC transporter permease codes for the protein MKRRRLQIVKRIFGLYLPLGAFLFFALFPFYWMAVSSFKSDSELYNLRANQLLLKKPTLEHFRNLIRETAILHWLFNSFFVSFLTAVISMTLGIMAGYALARLEFPGAKSFGMATFVTYLVPTTLLFIPLASVVQALRLSNSIWSLVVTYPTFLIPFSTWMLIAYFKSIPREIEECAMIDGCGRIRALVQIVLPMAIPGIVFSGMFSFTLSWNEFVYALTFISSTAHKTISVAVPTTLIRGDAYFWGDLMAASLVGSVPVAVLYSFFTEYFISGMTAGALKG